CACTACGCGTCACGCATCCAGGATCAGGATATCCAGCGCGAACTGCTGTTGCTTTATCTCAACTGCCCGCCTGCCGTCCAGGCCCACTTGCGCTCTGGCGACATCATCGATGCCGATCACTATATCCGAACCCAGCGATCACCCCCGGAAGAATGAGGTGCACGTCTCGCAGCCGGAGACGGGTTACCTATCGGTAAATCCTACCGCTGTCGTATTAATGTATACTCCCCTGCGTCAGATTTCGGCCCCTCCCAGGAGCCGGCCATAGACACACAAGACAAACCCGAGGTCGCTCATGCCCACGCGCGCAGGTTGCACGCTGCCCCATCTCTTCATGCTCGTCGTTACCACTTTCGCCCTCGCCGGCTGTGCCGGTTCTGCACTGGTCGAGAAGGACAATCTCGAAACCCTCGAAAAGGGCCAGTCGGAACAGACCCGCGAAATCCAGCAATTGAGCGAGGACCTGAAAGCCCATCATCGCGGCATGGTGCGTAACAGCAACGAAAACACCCGCGCGCTGATCGAAACGATCCGCCAGCAGATCTCGCCGCCCTCCTGTCCGGAACGGCCGCAACCGGTCTGCCGCGAAGTAAGCGAACCTGCATCCAAGTCCGCACCATCGCAACGACTCAACGGCATGTTGATCGTCGGCGAACTGGAACGTGTGCATTTTATGGAGCCAGGCCTGACCTATGAGGCCCGCGTCGACAGCGGTGCGGAAACCTCATCGCTCGACGCCCGCAATGTCACCTACTTCGAACGCAATGGCGAGGACTGGGTCCGCTTCGATGTACCCGTCCCCGGCGCCAAGAACGAACTGGAGACACTGGAGCGTCCCCTTTCCCGCAACGCCCGCATCATCCAGGCGTCGGCGGATGACAGCGAGCGTCGTGCCGTAGTGGAGATGCAATTCGCTATCGGCGATCACGTGCAGAAGGCGGAATTCACCCTGTCCAACCGGGAAAACCTCTCCCAGACCGTTCTGGTCGGCCGCAACATCCTGCGGGACGTGATGCTGATCGATGTCGGCAAGGAGTACGCCACCTCCCTGCCGGAGAAGCTCAAATCCAGCAAACCAGCCGCAAAGGCAGGTAAAGGAGACGGTCAGTGAAGTCCCGCTATCCTTTCTATATCGCCGTTGCGCTGCTGATTATTGCCGGTCTGGGCCTGGCCACCCTCCGACATGTCGAGCTGGGCATTCCCTGGCTTTCGGGCGACGAGCGTCCAGTATGGCTGGTGGAGGCGCGGATAGACTTCCAGGCCAGCGGCGAACCCGTGCTGGTGAGCCTCAACCTGCCGGACAACCCGCCCGGCTTCCATGTTCTTTCGGAGCAAGCGGCTTCGCCAGGCTACGGTTTTTCCATTATCGAGGAAGAAGGCGACCGTCGCGGCGAGTGGTCCATCCGAGAGGCCAGCGGCGCCCAGACCCTCTACTACAAGGCCCAGTTCGTGCCTGACCCGGATGTACGCCCGCCACAGCCCAAGAAACCGCCACAGCCGGAAACCATCTACTGGGAGGAACCCCAGGCCACAGCCGCAAATGAAGTGCTGGAACTCGCCGCCGCCAAATCCAGTACGCCAGAGAGCATGACCCGTGAACTGATCAAACTGATCCGCTCCACGGATCCGAACCAGAACACCGCCCTCCTGCTGTCGGGTAACCGCCCGGTGGATGTGCTCTCGCGCCTGCTGAACCACGCCGATATCCCCGCCCGCATCTCCGAAGGCATCATGCTCGAGGACGCCCGCCGTCGTCAGCCATTGCGGCCGTTCCTGCAAATCTATGACGGGGACAGCTGGCTAACCTTCAACCCCCAAAGCGGCGAACAGGGTCTGCCGGAGAATGTACTGCTGTGGAACCGTGACACCACGTCACTGCTGGACGTAATGGGCGGCAACCAGTCGGTGGTCAGCTTTGCCATGTTGCGTCAGACGGTGCCAGCCCTACAGCTGGCCCGTGCAGAGGCTATCGACAGCGGCCTGGGTTTCCTCAGCCTCTACCAGTTGCCGATCGAGGAGCAGAGCATGTTCCGCATGCTTCTCTTGCTACCATTGGGGGCGATGGTGGTGGCCTTCATGCGGATCGTCATCGGTATCCGCACCTCGGGCACCTTCATGCCGGTGCTGATCGCCGTCGCGTTCCTCCAGACCTCCCTCTTGCCCGGCCTGGTCACTTTTATCAGCGTCGTAACCATCGGCCTGCTGCTGCGGGGCTACCTGTCCAGCCTTAACCTGTTGTTGGTTTCGCGAATATCGACGCTGATCATACTGGTCATATTCATGAGTACGGCGATCAGCATCGTCGGCTACCAGATGGGCTTCAACACCGGCATGACAGTGACCTTCTTCCCGATGGTCATCCTTGCCTGGACCATTGAGCGCATGTCGATCCTGTGGGAAGAGGAAGGCCCCCACGAAGTGGTGGTTCAGGGTGCCGGCAGTCTGCTGGTCGCGACGCTGGCGTACCTGCTGATGGATGCGCCCCTGGCCCGGCATCTCACCTTCAACTTCCCGGAACTGCACCTGGTGATCCTCGCCATCATCCTGCTGCTGGGTCAATACACCGGCTATAAACTCAGCGAGCTGCGCCGGTTCTATCCGATGAAGGTGTACGAATGATCCGGTGGATTTCGCCCGCAGCGCTCAACCGGCGCGGCATGCTGAACATGAATCGCCGCAACGTGAGCTACATCGCGCGTTACAACGAGCGCAGCGCCTATCCGCTCGTAGACAACAAACTGAAAACCAAGCTCATCGCGGCAGAATACGATGTATCGACCCCCAAGCTGCGGCAGGTCGTCAGTCAGCAGCACGAAATCTCCCATTTCCGGGAGCGAGTCGAAGATTTGGCCGGCTTCGCTATCAAACCCGCCAAGGGCTCGGGGGGCAAGGGCATTATGGTCATTACGGGGCGGGATGACGATCGCTTCGTCAAGGCGTCCGGCGCTACGGTGTCCCTGGCCAGCCTGGAAAGGCACCTGTCGAACATCCTGGCAGGGCTGTACTCCCTCGGCGGCGCGCCGGATGTGGCCATTGTCGAGGACCTGATCCAGTGCAGCAGCACGCTGACCGACTTCTCGTTTCAGGGCGTTCCGGATATCCGTATTGTCGTGTTCCGCGGCTATCCCGTCATGGCCATGCTTCGTCTTGCGACCCGCGCTTCCGACGGTAAGGCCAACCTGCACCAGGGCGCTATCGGGGTGGGCATCGATATTGCCTCCGGCCAAAGTCTGAACGCCGTACAGTTCAACAGACCGGTAAGCCATCACCCGGATACCGGCCTGGCACTGGAGCACATCCACATCCAGGAGTGGCACACCATGCTGGTAATGGCATCCCGCTGTTATGAAGCCACCGGCCTGGGCTATATGGGTGCAGACCTGGTGCTCGACCAGAACAGCGGCCCCACCCTGCTTGAGCTGAACGCCCGCCCGGGGCTAGCCATCCAGATGGCAAATGGCAAGGGCCTGCTGCCAAGGCTGAAGTATATCGAGGGCCTCAAACGCACCCACCTGACGCCCGAAGCCCGGGTGGAATACGCCATGTCCGTTTTCAGCCATACCGGCGCGCTGTATACGCCCCCCAAGAAAACGTCGAGCTCGCGCGTACCTGCCTGAAACACAAACAGCAGCCACAAAAAAACCCGCCTCCCAGGAGGCGGGTTTTTTATTGGGCTAGCCGACTTACTTCATGCCGGCATTGATCAGTGCCCGCTCATTGTTGAGCCCTTTGAACAGGCCGTAGCACATGACCAGCAGGACGAAGGTGAACGGCAGGCCAACACTAACCGCGCCTGCCTGGAGGGCCTTCAAGGCATCGGCCCCGCCACCGAAGATCAGTGCGGCGGCGATAGCACCTTCCATAACGGCCCAGAACACCCGCTGCTGGGTCGGAGCATCAAGCTTGCCGCCGGCGGTGATGCTATCGATCACCAATGAACCGGAATCGGACGAGGTTACGAAGAAGACCAGTACCAGGACAATACCGATGAATGAAATAACGGCAGTCAGCGGAATATATTCAAACATCTGGAACATTGCGAGGGATACGTCAGTGAGACCATCGCTCGCCAGCGCACCAACGCCACCCTGAATTTGCTCCAGCGCGGAGCCACCGAAAGCACTCATCCAGACCACGGTGATCACCGTCGGAACAATCAGCACGGCCGTAATGAACTCTCGAACGGTACGCCCCTTGGATACACGTGCGATAAACATCCCTACGAACGGAGACCAGGAAATCCACCAAGCCCAATAGAACACGGTCCAGCCATGGAACCAGGTCTCATCCTCCCGGCCGAAGGGATTACTTAGCGGAATAATGTTCGCTACATAGGACGACGCAGTAGTCCACATCGCCTGAAACACGCCGACAGTATGGCCGGCAAAAATGACGAACAGCAGCAGCGCCGCCGCAAGAAACATGTTGATGTTACTCAGGACTCGCACGCCACCCTCGAGACCTCGGACAACCGAGACCAACGCCACACAGGTCACGCCAACGATGATGGCAATCTGCGTAGCTGTGCCGCCATCGATACCAAACAGGTAATTAAGGCCGGCAGCGGCCTGCTGGGCGCCCAGGCCCAATGATGTTGCCAGGCCAAAAATCGTCGCCAACACGGCAAGAATGTCAATGACGTCCCCGATCCAGCCCCAGACCCGGTCACCAAAAATCGGGAAGAAGGCGGAACGAAGCGTCAATGGCATACCCTTGTTGAACGCAAAGAATGACAGGGAAAGTGCGACGATGGCATAGATCGCCCAGGGGTGGAGCCCCCAGTGATACATGGTGGCGCCCAGCGCAAGATTGGCACCCTCTGGGGTATTCGGCTCCACGCCCAACGGAGTGCCGTACCAATCAGTGTAATAGGCCACTGGCTCAGCGACGCCCCAGAACATCAACCCGATACCCATACCCGCTGCAAACAGCATGGCGAACCAGGAGAGCGTGGAGAACTCCGGCACAGCATCCTTACCGCCAATCCTGATCTTGCCCACCGGCATGAAAATCAAGGCGAGACAGAAGATCACAAAAATGTTGCCACTGATCAGGAAGAGCCAGTCGAAATGGGCAATGGCGCCGTTCTTCGCGCCACTAAGCAACGAATTGGATACTTCCGGGAAAATCAGCGTGCCCACGACGAAAAAGATAATCAGGGCGGCAGTGATGAAGAATACCGACTTATGCAGGTCGAGCCCCAGGGGCGTGATGTTATCCTGCCCCGCTTGGTAGTCGGTGGAGTACTCGTCTTTTAGACTTT
The window above is part of the Marinobacter nanhaiticus D15-8W genome. Proteins encoded here:
- a CDS encoding ATP-dependent zinc protease, translating into MPTRAGCTLPHLFMLVVTTFALAGCAGSALVEKDNLETLEKGQSEQTREIQQLSEDLKAHHRGMVRNSNENTRALIETIRQQISPPSCPERPQPVCREVSEPASKSAPSQRLNGMLIVGELERVHFMEPGLTYEARVDSGAETSSLDARNVTYFERNGEDWVRFDVPVPGAKNELETLERPLSRNARIIQASADDSERRAVVEMQFAIGDHVQKAEFTLSNRENLSQTVLVGRNILRDVMLIDVGKEYATSLPEKLKSSKPAAKAGKGDGQ
- a CDS encoding inactive transglutaminase family protein is translated as MKSRYPFYIAVALLIIAGLGLATLRHVELGIPWLSGDERPVWLVEARIDFQASGEPVLVSLNLPDNPPGFHVLSEQAASPGYGFSIIEEEGDRRGEWSIREASGAQTLYYKAQFVPDPDVRPPQPKKPPQPETIYWEEPQATAANEVLELAAAKSSTPESMTRELIKLIRSTDPNQNTALLLSGNRPVDVLSRLLNHADIPARISEGIMLEDARRRQPLRPFLQIYDGDSWLTFNPQSGEQGLPENVLLWNRDTTSLLDVMGGNQSVVSFAMLRQTVPALQLARAEAIDSGLGFLSLYQLPIEEQSMFRMLLLLPLGAMVVAFMRIVIGIRTSGTFMPVLIAVAFLQTSLLPGLVTFISVVTIGLLLRGYLSSLNLLLVSRISTLIILVIFMSTAISIVGYQMGFNTGMTVTFFPMVILAWTIERMSILWEEEGPHEVVVQGAGSLLVATLAYLLMDAPLARHLTFNFPELHLVILAIILLLGQYTGYKLSELRRFYPMKVYE
- a CDS encoding alpha-L-glutamate ligase-like protein gives rise to the protein MIRWISPAALNRRGMLNMNRRNVSYIARYNERSAYPLVDNKLKTKLIAAEYDVSTPKLRQVVSQQHEISHFRERVEDLAGFAIKPAKGSGGKGIMVITGRDDDRFVKASGATVSLASLERHLSNILAGLYSLGGAPDVAIVEDLIQCSSTLTDFSFQGVPDIRIVVFRGYPVMAMLRLATRASDGKANLHQGAIGVGIDIASGQSLNAVQFNRPVSHHPDTGLALEHIHIQEWHTMLVMASRCYEATGLGYMGADLVLDQNSGPTLLELNARPGLAIQMANGKGLLPRLKYIEGLKRTHLTPEARVEYAMSVFSHTGALYTPPKKTSSSRVPA
- a CDS encoding BCCT family transporter: MSESLKDEYSTDYQAGQDNITPLGLDLHKSVFFITAALIIFFVVGTLIFPEVSNSLLSGAKNGAIAHFDWLFLISGNIFVIFCLALIFMPVGKIRIGGKDAVPEFSTLSWFAMLFAAGMGIGLMFWGVAEPVAYYTDWYGTPLGVEPNTPEGANLALGATMYHWGLHPWAIYAIVALSLSFFAFNKGMPLTLRSAFFPIFGDRVWGWIGDVIDILAVLATIFGLATSLGLGAQQAAAGLNYLFGIDGGTATQIAIIVGVTCVALVSVVRGLEGGVRVLSNINMFLAAALLLFVIFAGHTVGVFQAMWTTASSYVANIIPLSNPFGREDETWFHGWTVFYWAWWISWSPFVGMFIARVSKGRTVREFITAVLIVPTVITVVWMSAFGGSALEQIQGGVGALASDGLTDVSLAMFQMFEYIPLTAVISFIGIVLVLVFFVTSSDSGSLVIDSITAGGKLDAPTQQRVFWAVMEGAIAAALIFGGGADALKALQAGAVSVGLPFTFVLLVMCYGLFKGLNNERALINAGMK